The region TTTTAGCCCGTTTGTCAGTCACATATGCAAACACTTTCTCCCAACTCATCCTCCCTGCGCCCTTTGTTTGCCCTACCGGTTATTGTGGCTGCACTGGGCTATTTCGTGGATGTATACGACCTGCTGTTGTTCAACATTGTGCGGGTACCCAGCCTGAAAGAATTGGGGCTTTCTGAGGCAGACATCTCACTCATTGGCGGTAAAATCCTGAATTATCAGCAGGCCGGTTTGCTTCTCGGCGGAATTCTATGGGGGATTTTGGGCGACAAACGGGGCCGACTTTCGGTTTTGTTTGGGAGCATCATTACGTATTCGCTGGCGAATCTGGCCTGCGGGTTTGTTCATGACCCACAGTTGTACGCGTGGCTTCGGTTTATTGCCGGTCTCGGGCTGGCCGGTGAACTGGGGGCGGGTATTACGCTGGTGAGCGAGATTTTACCCCCTAACCTGCGCGGATATGGCTCCTCGCTGGTGGCGAGCGTGGGGTTACTGGGTGCCGTTGTCGCGTACTTTACCGTCACGCTTTTTGACTGGCGCACGACGTATTTTATTGGCGGTGGGCTGGGCCTGGGGCTGCTGGTGCTCCGGGTTAGTGTACTCGAATCGGGCATGTTCAAACGCGTGCAGGGTACGAGCGTGAGCCGGGGGAACTTTCTGGCGTTGTTCAACAGAAAATCGAAGGTGTTGAGGTATCTCCGGTGTATGGGCATTGCTCTCCCGACTTATCTGGTCATTGGTATCCTGGCCACGTTTGGAAATGAGTTCGGGAAAGCGATTGGCCTCGCGGAGCCTGTTCAGCCCGGCCGATGCGTGATGTTTACCTACGTGGGTACCGTTCTGGGCGATTTGGCGAGTGGTATTCTCAGCCAGTATCTTCAATCCCGGCGCAAAGCCGTTGGTCTGATGATGAGCCTGACGTTCGTTTTCGTCATCATATATCTCTTTGGTGGTATCAACTCGACCGGGGCTTTTTATGGCCTTTGCCTGGCTATGGGCTTCGGTATCGGCTACATCGCCATGTTCCTGACTATTACGGCGGAGAGTTTCGGTACCAACCTGCGGGCTACGGCCACCACATCGGTAGCCAATAACGTTCGGGCCACAACGCTGATCAG is a window of Spirosoma linguale DSM 74 DNA encoding:
- a CDS encoding major facilitator superfamily MFS_1 (PFAM: major facilitator superfamily MFS_1; General substrate transporter~KEGG: glo:Glov_3237 major facilitator superfamily MFS_1); amino-acid sequence: MQTLSPNSSSLRPLFALPVIVAALGYFVDVYDLLLFNIVRVPSLKELGLSEADISLIGGKILNYQQAGLLLGGILWGILGDKRGRLSVLFGSIITYSLANLACGFVHDPQLYAWLRFIAGLGLAGELGAGITLVSEILPPNLRGYGSSLVASVGLLGAVVAYFTVTLFDWRTTYFIGGGLGLGLLVLRVSVLESGMFKRVQGTSVSRGNFLALFNRKSKVLRYLRCMGIALPTYLVIGILATFGNEFGKAIGLAEPVQPGRCVMFTYVGTVLGDLASGILSQYLQSRRKAVGLMMSLTFVFVIIYLFGGINSTGAFYGLCLAMGFGIGYIAMFLTITAESFGTNLRATATTSVANNVRATTLISIPAFQAMKPSLGVLEAAAIVAFVCFALGYWSLATMEETYGKELDYTE